From Phosphitispora fastidiosa, one genomic window encodes:
- the icd gene encoding NADP-dependent isocitrate dehydrogenase gives MALFSNYDMPKEGEKIIFQNGCLTVPDYPIIPFIEGDGTGPDIWAAASRVLDAAVDKAYGGQKRIAWFEVLAGEKAFHQTGEWLPDDTLTAIREYIVAIKGPLTTPVGGGIRSLNVALRQGLDLYVCLRPVRYYNGVPSPVKNPELVDMVIFRENAEDIYAGVEWAEGSDEVKKVIRFLTEEMGVKKIRFPETSGIGIKPVSKEGTARLVRAGLEYAIKHNRKSLTLVHKGNIMKFTEGAFKNWGYEVAEKEFGDRVFTWTQYDRISAEQGKEAADRAQSEAEKDGRVIVKDVIADAFLQQILTRAAEYDVIATLNLNGDYISDALAAQVGGIGIAPGANINYMTGHAVFEATHGTAPKYAGLDKVNPGSLLLSGVLMLEYMGWQEAADLIYRSVEKTIESKVVTYDFARLMDGAVEVKCSEFGDELIKNL, from the coding sequence GTGGCATTATTCAGTAATTATGACATGCCAAAAGAAGGAGAAAAAATTATTTTTCAGAACGGCTGCTTAACTGTTCCTGACTATCCCATAATTCCATTTATTGAAGGGGACGGGACAGGTCCGGATATTTGGGCTGCGGCATCAAGGGTGCTTGATGCTGCGGTGGACAAGGCATATGGAGGCCAAAAGAGAATCGCGTGGTTTGAGGTGCTTGCCGGGGAAAAAGCGTTTCACCAAACGGGTGAATGGCTGCCGGATGACACCCTGACTGCAATCAGGGAGTATATTGTTGCCATCAAAGGACCACTGACGACTCCGGTTGGGGGAGGGATACGTTCCCTTAACGTTGCTCTGAGACAAGGACTCGACCTATACGTATGCCTTAGGCCGGTAAGGTACTATAACGGGGTTCCTTCTCCGGTGAAAAATCCCGAGCTTGTGGATATGGTTATCTTCCGTGAAAATGCAGAAGATATTTATGCCGGTGTTGAATGGGCTGAAGGTAGTGATGAAGTCAAGAAGGTAATTCGTTTTCTTACGGAAGAAATGGGAGTGAAAAAAATCCGGTTCCCGGAAACCTCAGGAATTGGCATCAAGCCTGTTTCCAAAGAAGGTACAGCACGGCTGGTGAGGGCCGGTCTCGAATATGCCATAAAGCACAATCGTAAGAGCCTGACCCTGGTACATAAGGGCAATATTATGAAGTTTACCGAAGGGGCATTCAAGAACTGGGGCTATGAGGTTGCGGAAAAAGAGTTTGGTGACCGGGTATTTACCTGGACCCAATATGATAGAATCAGCGCTGAACAGGGCAAAGAAGCTGCCGACAGGGCTCAGAGCGAAGCTGAAAAAGACGGCAGGGTTATTGTCAAGGATGTTATTGCTGATGCCTTCCTGCAGCAGATATTGACAAGGGCGGCAGAGTATGATGTCATTGCCACATTGAACCTTAACGGCGACTACATTTCCGATGCTCTGGCAGCACAGGTGGGAGGCATCGGTATTGCCCCGGGGGCAAATATAAATTACATGACGGGTCATGCGGTATTTGAAGCAACCCATGGCACAGCCCCTAAATATGCCGGTCTTGACAAGGTCAATCCGGGTTCTCTGCTGCTTTCGGGGGTTCTGATGCTGGAATACATGGGGTGGCAGGAGGCTGCAGACCTCATCTACAGATCAGTGGAAAAAACTATTGAAAGCAAGGTCGTCACCTATGATTTTGCCAGGTTGATGGATGGGGCAGTTGAAGTAAAGTGCTCTGAATTCGGTGATGAGCTGATAAAGAATCTGTAA